In the Maridesulfovibrio zosterae DSM 11974 genome, one interval contains:
- a CDS encoding BON domain-containing protein, whose protein sequence is MNKHIAIYLILILMAVMSTTGCSTIYKGAMDERSVGQQTSDATISATIMKRYLDDDDVSVLSIEPYTFMSHVYLVGEYDNSVQITKAVSIAQNVEGVKGVSTYLVPKKEDPTCGTTDNLGILASVKKDLIGDGDIWSTNVEVKVVQCKVILLGLVGSQTQLDKSIAHAKAVEGVRGVKSYLKVKK, encoded by the coding sequence ATGAACAAACATATCGCCATCTATTTGATCCTCATATTAATGGCTGTCATGTCCACTACCGGCTGCAGCACCATCTATAAGGGCGCCATGGATGAACGCAGTGTGGGCCAGCAGACCTCCGATGCCACCATCTCCGCGACAATCATGAAGCGCTATCTGGATGACGACGATGTTTCAGTGCTGTCCATTGAACCATACACTTTCATGAGCCATGTCTACCTTGTGGGTGAATATGATAACTCTGTCCAGATAACTAAGGCTGTGTCCATTGCCCAAAACGTTGAAGGAGTAAAGGGCGTAAGCACATACCTTGTACCTAAAAAGGAAGATCCCACCTGCGGAACAACTGATAATCTGGGGATTCTGGCCTCAGTCAAAAAAGATCTCATCGGAGACGGCGACATCTGGTCCACCAACGTAGAAGTCAAGGTCGTCCAGTGCAAGGTGATTCTGCTCGGACTTGTAGGCTCACAGACCCAGCTGGATAAGTCCATTGCCCATGCAAAAGCTGTGGAAGGAGTACGCGGAGTGAAATCCTACCTGAAGGTAAAGAAATAA
- a CDS encoding winged helix-turn-helix domain-containing protein — protein MHVPKFYELMTPVLRAIESLGGEAQLAQVADEVIKILCPSENTHCCLMKPKGDHSTTINYLVHHACKYLCCYGVVEKKDDQFLCLTDKYETGMTVDYSDILQEAQSRLVSKALG, from the coding sequence ATGCATGTTCCAAAATTTTATGAATTAATGACTCCTGTTCTAAGAGCAATTGAATCCTTAGGAGGCGAAGCTCAACTCGCTCAAGTTGCTGATGAAGTGATTAAAATTTTGTGTCCGTCAGAAAATACACACTGCTGCCTGATGAAACCTAAGGGTGATCATTCAACAACCATTAACTATTTGGTCCACCACGCATGCAAATATCTGTGCTGCTACGGAGTTGTTGAGAAAAAAGATGATCAATTCTTATGTCTTACCGACAAATATGAAACTGGAATGACGGTTGATTACTCTGATATTCTTCAAGAAGCACAAAGCCGATTGGTCAGCAAAGCCCTTGGTTAA
- a CDS encoding class I SAM-dependent methyltransferase: MTAKDKNKWQEVWLRKGGEKSSYDLEGLMKADGFDTNTGAMTVEDWLKASADIQKHLQVSQGSNLLEIGCGAGAMLWTMRECGANLYGVDYSDTLIQKARKAIPELSAEVCEAADLMFSDNMFEAVFSHGVFFYFENYDYAERAMNEILRVLTGSGKIFILDVPDLEKRDACETFRRDVVYAGEDYPTAEDSPYRHLYYSKSWFEEFGKRNRMKTTFFDQSLPSYPMSPYRFNVLLEY, encoded by the coding sequence ATGACGGCAAAAGATAAAAATAAATGGCAGGAAGTATGGCTACGCAAGGGTGGCGAGAAAAGTTCTTATGATCTTGAGGGATTAATGAAAGCTGACGGTTTTGATACCAATACTGGCGCAATGACAGTAGAGGACTGGTTAAAAGCGTCTGCAGATATTCAGAAACATTTGCAGGTTTCACAGGGATCAAATTTACTTGAAATCGGGTGCGGGGCTGGAGCGATGCTCTGGACTATGCGTGAGTGCGGGGCCAATCTGTATGGAGTAGATTATTCTGACACCCTGATTCAAAAAGCTCGAAAAGCTATTCCTGAACTTTCAGCAGAAGTATGTGAAGCTGCCGACTTGATGTTTTCTGACAATATGTTTGAAGCAGTCTTTTCACATGGTGTTTTCTTTTATTTTGAAAACTATGACTATGCTGAACGGGCAATGAACGAAATTTTGAGGGTTCTGACCGGTAGTGGGAAAATTTTTATTCTTGATGTTCCTGATCTTGAAAAACGTGATGCCTGCGAAACTTTTCGTCGGGATGTTGTTTACGCCGGTGAAGATTATCCTACTGCTGAAGACAGTCCTTACAGACATCTTTATTATTCGAAGTCATGGTTTGAAGAGTTTGGAAAAAGAAATCGCATGAAGACTACGTTTTTTGATCAAAGTCTTCCCAGCTATCCCATGTCCCCATACAGGTTTAACGTTTTACTCGAATACTAA
- a CDS encoding IS481 family transposase has translation NQNIIKHKIGLLNLAEELGNVSRACKLMGFSRDTFYRYQSAKEEGGVEALFDKSRRKPNLKNRVDQAIEDAVFVYANDFPAHGQTRASNELRKLGVFVSPSGIRSIWLRHGLHNFKLRLKALEKISAEQGIVLTEAQVQALERKKDDDIACGEIETAHPGYLGSQDTFYVGTIKGVGRIYQQTFVDTYSKWAAAKLYTTKTPITAADMLNDKVVPFFAEQDMGILRILTDRGTEYCGNLETHDYQLFLGVCGIEHTKTKVRHPQTNGICERFHKTILDEFYKVTFRRKIYSSLEDLQEDLDIWIDEYNTQRSHQGKMCCGRTPLATMMEAKPLWDEKVQSLD, from the coding sequence AATCAAAACATCATAAAACACAAGATTGGTCTGTTAAATCTGGCTGAAGAGCTTGGTAATGTTTCGAGAGCTTGCAAGTTGATGGGCTTTTCTCGTGACACTTTTTATCGGTATCAGTCAGCCAAGGAAGAAGGCGGAGTCGAAGCTCTTTTTGATAAATCACGTCGTAAGCCAAACCTAAAAAATAGAGTTGATCAGGCTATCGAAGACGCAGTCTTTGTTTACGCAAATGACTTTCCTGCTCATGGACAAACAAGAGCCAGTAACGAGCTAAGAAAATTAGGTGTTTTTGTCTCGCCGTCCGGCATTAGATCTATTTGGCTGCGGCACGGTCTTCATAATTTCAAGCTCCGCCTGAAGGCTTTGGAAAAGATTTCAGCAGAGCAAGGAATTGTCCTTACCGAAGCGCAGGTTCAAGCTCTGGAACGGAAAAAGGATGACGACATTGCTTGCGGGGAAATCGAAACAGCCCATCCTGGCTATCTTGGCAGCCAAGATACCTTTTATGTCGGTACGATAAAGGGAGTTGGTCGGATCTACCAACAAACTTTTGTAGACACCTACTCCAAGTGGGCAGCAGCAAAGCTCTACACTACCAAAACACCTATCACTGCCGCTGACATGCTTAATGATAAGGTTGTTCCCTTTTTTGCTGAACAGGATATGGGTATTTTGCGTATTCTCACCGATAGAGGCACAGAGTATTGCGGCAATTTAGAAACACATGATTACCAGTTGTTTCTTGGTGTTTGTGGCATTGAGCACACAAAAACAAAAGTACGCCATCCACAAACAAACGGGATCTGCGAACGTTTCCACAAAACAATTCTTGATGAGTTTTACAAGGTCACGTTCAGACGTAAGATTTACTCTTCACTGGAAGATTTGCAAGAAGACCTCGATATCTGGATAGATGAATACAACACGCAACGTTCTCATCAAGGGAAAATGTGTTGCGGTCGAACACCATTAGCAACTATGATGGAGGCCAAACCACTTTGGGATGAGAAGGTCCAAAGTTTAGACTAA
- a CDS encoding aminotransferase class I/II-fold pyridoxal phosphate-dependent enzyme, with protein MQVIILAAGRGQRLSPITDTVPKPLVEVNGTPLIINALEILSDHPVERFIIVEGYESKQLRASLGDNYNGIEIIYVTNDDWDKTNNIHSLWLTRDLWDRDTVLLECDIFFDAGLINFLLTEPFENSVLVDRFQPHMDGTTVELSADKKNITRLIPGKDQDANFNITDKYKTVNIYTFTHEFLQNIFRPTIDLYVKINGQNEYYELVLGVIVFMGNKDLVAKVCHPHRWFEIDDFTDLQRAEAYLNDDYSLLQKIRKKYGGYWRYDFIDFEYLYNPYFPNQNLYNELRLNLTDLLGNYPSGQMEINHSLANWARIDESMLAVANGGSELIEYLRRSFKKVTLLLPSFDEYARNIDAEQIHYIEPNPQTLAHTPKNIVKETKASGSNALVIINPSNPAGTKFNASELHYIFGELRSLDMIILDESFADFISTGRDISFLDELSEYPNLIILRSLSKDLGVPGIRLGYIATADTKRINDVRSSLPIWHINSLAQYFIDILPKYRNDYAVARSRVIAARDEMYELLCDIPSIRTIPSFANYFCCELPVNISSEEIQERLFMDYKLLVKDLGKKQGLPKNRYIRVAVKTPEENKLLVNALAETLTAVSVNSREYGLEESQYS; from the coding sequence ATGCAGGTAATTATACTCGCCGCGGGGAGGGGACAAAGATTAAGTCCAATTACAGACACAGTTCCTAAACCTTTGGTTGAGGTAAACGGTACTCCGCTTATTATAAATGCACTTGAAATTCTATCTGATCATCCTGTTGAAAGATTCATTATTGTCGAAGGTTATGAATCAAAGCAGCTTCGAGCTTCTCTTGGTGACAATTATAATGGAATAGAGATTATATATGTCACAAATGATGATTGGGATAAGACCAACAATATTCATTCTCTATGGCTGACCCGTGATTTATGGGACAGAGACACCGTTCTTTTAGAATGCGATATCTTTTTCGATGCCGGACTTATTAATTTTTTACTTACGGAGCCTTTTGAAAACTCTGTACTGGTAGACCGGTTTCAGCCTCATATGGATGGTACTACTGTCGAGCTTTCCGCGGATAAAAAAAATATCACCAGGCTTATTCCCGGTAAAGATCAAGATGCTAATTTTAACATCACTGATAAGTATAAAACCGTTAATATTTATACCTTTACCCATGAATTTTTACAAAATATTTTTAGACCAACCATTGATCTTTATGTAAAGATCAATGGGCAAAATGAGTATTATGAACTGGTTCTTGGAGTGATTGTTTTTATGGGGAATAAAGATCTGGTTGCGAAAGTATGCCATCCGCACCGCTGGTTTGAAATAGATGATTTTACCGATTTGCAGCGGGCTGAAGCTTATTTGAATGACGATTACTCATTGCTACAGAAAATCCGTAAGAAATATGGCGGTTACTGGCGTTATGATTTCATTGATTTTGAATATCTATACAATCCATATTTCCCTAATCAAAATTTATACAATGAGCTGCGTCTGAACCTGACAGATCTTTTAGGCAACTATCCTTCTGGGCAGATGGAGATCAATCACAGCCTTGCAAACTGGGCAAGAATTGATGAGTCTATGCTTGCTGTAGCCAACGGCGGATCAGAATTGATTGAATATTTGCGGCGCAGTTTTAAAAAAGTGACTTTACTATTGCCCTCATTTGACGAGTATGCACGCAATATTGACGCCGAACAGATTCACTATATTGAGCCGAATCCACAGACATTAGCACATACACCGAAGAATATCGTAAAAGAAACAAAAGCAAGCGGATCTAATGCTCTGGTTATTATCAACCCAAGTAACCCCGCAGGCACAAAATTTAATGCCTCAGAATTACACTATATATTTGGAGAATTGCGTTCTCTGGATATGATTATTTTAGATGAATCTTTTGCTGATTTCATAAGCACCGGCAGAGACATATCATTTTTAGATGAGCTGTCAGAATATCCTAATCTGATTATTTTAAGGAGTCTCAGTAAAGACTTAGGTGTTCCGGGGATAAGGCTGGGTTATATTGCTACTGCTGATACAAAAAGAATTAATGACGTTAGATCATCTTTGCCCATATGGCATATAAATTCTTTAGCTCAGTACTTTATTGATATTTTACCCAAATATCGGAATGATTATGCTGTTGCCCGTTCCAGGGTAATAGCTGCAAGAGATGAGATGTATGAACTTTTATGTGATATTCCTTCCATCAGAACTATCCCGTCTTTTGCTAATTACTTTTGCTGTGAACTGCCGGTGAATATTTCCTCTGAAGAAATTCAGGAACGTTTATTTATGGATTATAAATTGTTAGTAAAAGATCTTGGCAAAAAACAGGGCTTACCTAAAAACAGATACATAAGAGTCGCCGTGAAAACACCGGAAGAGAATAAATTGCTGGTCAACGCATTGGCAGAAACTTTGACAGCTGTATCAGTTAACTCGCGTGAGTATGGCCTAGAAGAATCACAATATTCATAA
- a CDS encoding SAM-dependent methyltransferase, which yields MTQINYSKSNKYTDLDYIYTQCSGPGGLRLSDFMAQKMKLRRGSRLLDVGCNRGVQTCFLAKEYDVDIHAIDPWDDRMQGDPMVEHLRRNAELWGVSNRILGQRIGVPDTNFASESFDFVYSTTALEMVRGMNGEEGYIDCLKEIHRVLKPEGVFGLGEPMCYDIPLPEDLEPYVSQKDFPWKECFRNINSTTADIERAGFIILESGYAPDAWSWWTEFAKHDPFCKKDPDGDPKTLEIDNGRWTSFGYVIAQKSAK from the coding sequence ATGACGCAAATAAATTATTCAAAATCAAATAAGTACACCGACCTTGACTATATATATACGCAATGCAGCGGCCCCGGAGGGTTGCGATTGAGCGATTTTATGGCTCAAAAAATGAAGCTTAGACGCGGTTCGCGTCTGCTTGATGTCGGTTGCAACAGAGGTGTTCAAACCTGTTTTCTTGCTAAAGAGTATGATGTAGATATCCACGCAATAGATCCTTGGGACGACCGTATGCAGGGAGATCCAATGGTGGAACATCTTCGCAGGAATGCGGAGTTGTGGGGAGTGTCGAACCGGATACTAGGGCAACGGATAGGAGTACCGGATACGAACTTCGCATCCGAATCCTTTGATTTTGTCTATTCTACAACCGCACTCGAAATGGTTCGCGGCATGAATGGCGAAGAAGGATATATAGACTGCCTGAAAGAAATACACCGGGTACTCAAACCTGAAGGTGTATTTGGGCTTGGCGAACCAATGTGCTATGATATACCTTTGCCGGAAGACCTTGAGCCGTATGTATCTCAAAAGGATTTTCCGTGGAAGGAATGTTTCAGAAACATTAATAGCACAACAGCAGACATTGAGCGCGCCGGATTCATCATTCTTGAAAGCGGCTATGCACCAGATGCATGGTCCTGGTGGACGGAATTCGCAAAACACGATCCTTTCTGTAAAAAGGACCCTGATGGCGACCCGAAAACCCTTGAAATAGACAACGGACGCTGGACCAGCTTTGGGTATGTAATTGCCCAGAAATCTGCTAAATAG
- a CDS encoding zinc ribbon domain-containing protein produces MQEKCIVCEHQVEKQDKVCSNCGTPIDRSEGRKKIVGNIVIVVFLTAIVAGIVWLVKYLI; encoded by the coding sequence ATGCAAGAAAAATGTATTGTCTGTGAACATCAAGTCGAAAAACAGGATAAAGTATGCAGCAACTGCGGCACTCCCATTGACCGAAGTGAAGGACGAAAAAAGATTGTGGGGAATATTGTAATAGTAGTGTTTTTAACCGCCATCGTAGCTGGAATTGTATGGCTGGTTAAATATTTAATATAG
- a CDS encoding sulfatase-like hydrolase/transferase has protein sequence MRDIKKNIIWIVIDTLRSDMLASCKSKMAEPNEIDKVLEQGILFTDVMATGGGTRISAPSYFTSLRPGLTGMAHMDIDTLRNLNDDAISVTEHFKKHGYRTLRWDDSSLDSCQPKSGFEIFESGYPTLEHTPYKDYDNSLRDAFLKRLRIDDQPFFVNIHLDYIHDFGGYASKNWSTEQYLNIVALQAKDFQKLWDKLNPGSDDIVVISSDHGCILDRDYIEYDKNKPWDFSNARTQVFASFIADGLTPCKRHNLIRSIDIAPTLLDMALGEDMHAQGVSLTSVLHGGPELDLIGIAERNVTLEKQSLTDYTCLRKKSWVYFIKNHKPFMLFNSEDGDLAVDRLGKGLDVEKELHQYYEDVIVNGPRTPTELYQQNGLSISDVRGEPEISILLPVFSWSDDIRLCLDSLLDQILFTELVLLNADSSGKVAEKITEQYNDRMYLRHIQVKEKSLNEMLNIGLEKAKGTYCVTATPLCQYTENFCYSLRDEFLKNSDVVLAYANSKRLIRDSRKIEYLGTDECFDEILFSRLGSGFEHNSNSAELSLPHFNEIGACAMFKTQTMRNSHGFAETLGRTWYKLSESGKVKHVRKGLTISKDPSILRPIMPGLEKQSSIKVSVIVPVLESKVLHNLPKVMSMLSAQCVESMEVILLYSGENTGFLNAIAKDFSNLKIKIVKHSGLLHELLNAGLYASRGEFLFWLDTADKLFPKCIGHMIDYMEQNRDANVLRCGFLLVEQGKPEQVIIPYKYSREMMQEVCDLRGLLYKRKLHNEIGVFKSSTENEFGWDLCIRLSLVSSFQIIEEPMIIASRKHQFFIKPAVKSYSRIIRSMISAMGGELDLVRLYEEDFRRHSAGKARYILEEEMLMILKVFNESGISIRGRLRVPKIY, from the coding sequence ATGAGAGATATTAAGAAAAATATAATCTGGATTGTCATTGATACTTTACGGTCTGATATGCTGGCATCGTGTAAATCAAAAATGGCTGAGCCTAACGAGATAGACAAGGTGCTTGAACAGGGGATTTTGTTTACTGACGTTATGGCTACAGGCGGGGGGACCAGAATTTCTGCTCCATCATACTTTACATCCTTGCGCCCGGGGTTAACCGGAATGGCTCATATGGATATAGATACTTTGCGTAATCTTAATGATGATGCAATTTCAGTTACTGAGCATTTTAAAAAGCATGGATACCGGACTCTTCGCTGGGATGACAGCAGTCTTGATTCCTGCCAGCCTAAATCAGGGTTTGAAATTTTTGAATCAGGATATCCTACATTAGAGCACACCCCGTACAAGGATTACGACAATTCTTTGAGAGATGCTTTCCTTAAACGTTTGCGCATAGATGATCAGCCTTTTTTTGTTAATATTCACCTCGATTACATCCATGACTTCGGCGGATACGCAAGCAAAAACTGGTCAACAGAGCAATATCTTAACATTGTAGCCTTACAAGCCAAAGATTTTCAAAAATTATGGGATAAACTTAATCCAGGTTCAGATGATATTGTGGTCATCTCTTCCGATCATGGCTGTATTCTTGATCGTGACTATATTGAGTATGATAAAAACAAGCCATGGGATTTTTCAAATGCCAGAACTCAAGTTTTTGCATCTTTTATTGCAGACGGATTGACCCCATGTAAACGGCATAATTTGATTCGTAGTATAGATATAGCTCCGACTCTGCTTGATATGGCACTTGGAGAAGATATGCATGCGCAGGGGGTAAGTCTTACTTCTGTACTGCATGGCGGGCCAGAACTGGATTTAATTGGAATTGCCGAACGTAATGTGACGTTGGAAAAACAAAGCCTTACAGATTATACATGCCTCAGAAAAAAAAGTTGGGTGTATTTTATTAAGAACCATAAACCGTTTATGCTTTTCAACAGTGAAGATGGTGATCTGGCAGTTGATCGACTCGGCAAAGGTCTTGATGTTGAGAAAGAACTTCATCAGTATTATGAAGATGTTATAGTTAATGGTCCTCGAACTCCTACAGAATTATACCAACAAAACGGTTTATCCATTTCAGATGTACGAGGTGAGCCGGAGATCAGCATATTACTTCCGGTATTCAGCTGGTCTGATGATATTCGTTTATGTCTGGATTCATTACTTGATCAGATTCTGTTTACCGAATTAGTTTTACTGAATGCAGACTCCAGCGGTAAAGTTGCTGAAAAAATTACAGAACAATATAATGACAGGATGTACCTTCGCCATATTCAGGTCAAAGAGAAATCTTTAAATGAAATGTTGAATATCGGACTTGAAAAAGCGAAGGGGACATATTGTGTAACTGCCACCCCGTTATGCCAATATACTGAAAATTTTTGCTATTCCCTGCGTGACGAGTTTTTGAAAAATTCTGATGTAGTGCTTGCCTACGCAAATTCCAAGCGTTTAATAAGAGACAGTCGTAAAATAGAATATTTAGGAACAGATGAATGTTTCGATGAGATTCTATTTTCTCGGTTGGGGAGCGGATTTGAGCATAATTCAAACTCTGCGGAATTGTCTTTGCCTCATTTCAACGAGATCGGGGCGTGTGCTATGTTTAAAACCCAGACTATGCGCAACTCTCATGGATTTGCAGAGACTCTTGGTAGAACGTGGTATAAACTTAGCGAGAGTGGCAAAGTTAAGCATGTTCGCAAAGGGCTGACAATTTCAAAAGATCCATCAATTTTGAGACCGATTATGCCGGGACTGGAAAAACAATCAAGCATTAAGGTAAGTGTAATAGTTCCTGTTCTGGAATCCAAGGTATTACATAATTTGCCGAAAGTTATGTCTATGTTGTCAGCCCAGTGCGTTGAAAGTATGGAAGTTATTTTATTATATTCGGGAGAGAATACAGGCTTTTTAAACGCTATTGCCAAAGATTTTTCAAATCTTAAAATCAAAATCGTAAAACACTCCGGGCTACTCCATGAACTTTTAAATGCCGGTCTTTATGCATCACGGGGAGAATTTCTTTTCTGGCTGGACACTGCCGATAAACTTTTCCCAAAGTGTATTGGCCATATGATTGATTATATGGAGCAGAACAGGGACGCAAACGTTCTGCGTTGTGGCTTTCTCCTTGTTGAGCAGGGCAAGCCGGAGCAGGTTATCATTCCGTACAAATATAGCAGAGAGATGATGCAGGAAGTTTGTGATTTGCGTGGATTGCTTTATAAACGTAAACTTCATAACGAGATAGGTGTTTTTAAGTCTTCAACAGAAAATGAATTTGGATGGGATCTTTGTATTAGATTATCCTTGGTCAGTTCTTTTCAAATTATTGAAGAGCCGATGATTATAGCGTCAAGAAAACATCAATTTTTCATTAAGCCAGCCGTCAAATCATATAGTAGAATCATTCGCAGCATGATTAGTGCTATGGGTGGTGAACTGGATTTAGTAAGACTTTATGAAGAGGATTTTAGGAGACATTCTGCGGGTAAGGCCCGCTATATACTTGAAGAAGAGATGCTTATGATTTTAAAAGTTTTTAATGAGTCAGGAATAAGTATCAGAGGTCGCCTGAGAGTTCCCAAAATTTATTAA
- a CDS encoding methyl-accepting chemotaxis protein, translating to MIKSISSAISATAAFLVVASIGGIVFLVVSMTNSSVMEIEKRNMTQMGNQLADNADMYALDIKHTLQALASDSDFQKALTDDSNLDVAQDKIKKMIAPFPSYNALYCFDSKGVIRVGIKQDGASLIGLDLAKRKYVKDIFKGKESVFSDIIKSRSGGETILAVAVPIKDDSGKIVGGMAAGIDWDIFSHELLSKVTINKSGYPLIVDGRGRIIAHKLSKEFILKDYSSQSFVREASSKKNGFVHYEWDGADKMLYFQHVKETGWIIFLTVNKSEIESTATQLRNVIVAVGFVVALIFIISLVLSVRSMILKPIQNIRLFTSRIADGDFSAELNGKFKYEIEELAGDISQTVSVLKNKLGFSNGVLKGITSPFVVVDVDETIVMCNKALVDFVGEKTSVDSFIGKKLGALVYNDPSKKTLSAKAMSEGAPILNVRANLEDRNGVMKTGFFSASPLFDLDNNLIGAFSTVNDITEVYQQQEEIKAQAEKVEVAAKQANGIATQVSSAAAELFAQIEESTSGANTQRNLTSEAAAAMEQMSASVVEVARSAEHAAELADESRERALSGKDVVAKVISMMDQVREKTSILSQDMTSLGKHADGIGSIMTVISDIADQTNLLALNAAIEAARAGDAGRGFAVVADEVRKLAEKTVHATNEVGGYIKSIQDATGKSVINTEQTTEVVEQASDFAAQSGEALQEIVSMVRETTDQVRSIATASEEQSAVSAQIAQSAEQVNSIAVETASTMEQSSNAVADLSRLADELEELMSSMIQKS from the coding sequence ATGATTAAATCTATATCATCTGCTATTTCTGCAACAGCGGCATTTTTAGTCGTTGCGTCAATCGGTGGAATTGTATTTCTTGTCGTTTCAATGACCAATAGTTCCGTTATGGAAATTGAGAAGCGTAACATGACACAAATGGGCAATCAGCTTGCTGACAATGCTGATATGTATGCCCTAGATATTAAACACACTTTGCAGGCATTAGCATCTGATTCTGATTTTCAAAAAGCCCTGACTGATGACTCTAATCTTGATGTTGCACAAGATAAAATAAAAAAAATGATTGCTCCATTTCCCAGTTACAATGCTCTGTACTGTTTTGATAGCAAAGGTGTCATCAGGGTCGGTATTAAACAGGATGGAGCCTCATTGATAGGTCTGGATCTGGCAAAACGAAAATATGTGAAAGATATCTTTAAAGGGAAGGAAAGTGTTTTTTCTGATATTATTAAAAGTCGTTCTGGCGGTGAAACCATACTTGCCGTTGCAGTCCCAATAAAAGATGATTCGGGGAAGATTGTCGGGGGAATGGCTGCGGGAATTGACTGGGATATATTTTCTCATGAACTTCTATCTAAAGTTACTATCAATAAATCAGGCTATCCTCTTATTGTCGATGGTCGGGGACGCATAATTGCCCATAAACTTAGTAAGGAATTTATTCTGAAGGATTATTCCAGTCAGAGTTTTGTACGCGAAGCCAGCTCTAAGAAGAATGGTTTTGTTCATTATGAATGGGACGGAGCAGACAAAATGCTCTACTTCCAGCATGTAAAAGAAACCGGTTGGATTATATTCCTTACAGTAAATAAATCTGAGATTGAAAGCACTGCGACACAGTTGCGTAATGTTATTGTCGCTGTTGGTTTTGTTGTTGCCTTAATTTTTATCATTTCTCTTGTTCTAAGTGTCCGCAGTATGATTCTTAAACCGATTCAGAATATAAGACTATTTACCAGCCGGATTGCAGACGGTGATTTTTCAGCTGAGCTTAATGGAAAGTTTAAGTATGAAATAGAAGAATTAGCTGGTGATATCTCACAGACTGTGTCTGTACTTAAAAATAAGCTTGGATTTTCCAATGGAGTTTTGAAAGGGATCACATCTCCATTTGTTGTTGTTGACGTGGATGAGACGATTGTCATGTGCAACAAGGCTCTGGTTGATTTTGTCGGTGAAAAGACTTCGGTAGATTCTTTTATAGGTAAAAAATTAGGCGCACTTGTTTATAATGATCCTAGTAAAAAAACTCTAAGTGCTAAAGCAATGAGTGAAGGAGCACCTATTCTTAATGTCAGAGCTAATCTTGAAGATCGCAATGGAGTAATGAAAACGGGCTTTTTCTCTGCTTCTCCGCTATTTGATCTCGATAACAATCTGATCGGGGCTTTCAGCACGGTGAATGACATAACAGAAGTTTACCAGCAGCAGGAAGAAATTAAAGCTCAGGCTGAAAAAGTTGAAGTAGCTGCGAAACAGGCCAACGGGATTGCGACTCAAGTCTCCTCTGCGGCAGCTGAACTTTTTGCTCAGATAGAGGAATCAACCTCCGGCGCTAATACTCAGCGTAATCTGACATCAGAAGCTGCTGCGGCTATGGAGCAGATGAGTGCCTCTGTAGTTGAGGTTGCCCGCAGTGCTGAACATGCGGCTGAACTTGCCGATGAATCACGTGAACGGGCATTGAGTGGAAAAGATGTTGTTGCCAAAGTTATTTCCATGATGGATCAGGTTCGTGAAAAGACCAGTATTTTGAGTCAGGACATGACCTCACTCGGGAAGCATGCAGATGGAATTGGCTCTATCATGACAGTGATCAGTGATATTGCAGACCAGACCAATCTATTGGCCCTGAATGCTGCAATTGAAGCAGCCCGTGCCGGTGATGCCGGTCGCGGCTTTGCTGTTGTCGCAGATGAAGTTCGTAAATTAGCCGAAAAAACTGTGCATGCTACTAACGAGGTCGGCGGCTATATAAAATCAATTCAAGATGCCACCGGCAAAAGTGTGATAAATACAGAGCAGACAACTGAGGTAGTAGAGCAGGCTTCTGATTTTGCTGCCCAGTCCGGTGAGGCTTTGCAGGAAATTGTGTCTATGGTCAGGGAAACAACAGATCAGGTAAGATCTATTGCAACAGCATCTGAAGAGCAGTCTGCCGTGAGTGCACAGATTGCCCAGTCCGCTGAACAGGTTAACAGTATTGCTGTTGAAACAGCTTCAACTATGGAACAGTCTTCAAATGCTGTTGCCGATTTGTCTAGACTCGCTGATGAATTAGAAGAATTAATGTCATCGATGATACAGAAGTCGTAA